The sequence CCCGCGTGGCATCAGCAGCCTGCTGCGGGCGGCACGGGTAGTGGCCTGGCTCGATGAACGCACGTACCTGATCCCCGAAGATATCGCCGCAGTCCTGCCTGCCGCGCTGGGGCACCGGATCTTTTTTACGCCGGTCTACGAGATCCGGCATGCCGCGATTGCCGATGCCTTCGTTGCGCAATTGATGGCGCGGATTGCTGCGCCATGAGCGCCGGCGCGCACGATCCGGCCCCGCCTGCAATCGACGAGATCACCTTCCATTACCGCGTCGATGGTCGCGCCGGCGGCCGTCGTCCGGGCGCGCACGCCGGTCGCACCGGCGGCACCGGTAATGTCTTCCTTGACCATGCGCGGCTGTTCGACCATCCCGATCCGCGCCGGCTGGATTTGCGGGCCTCGCTGCGCGCCGGTGCCGGCGAATGGCTGGTGCGCACCTACCGGCAACGCGCTGCCATCACGCTGCTGGCGGTGGTCGACGTGTCGGCATCGATGGCTTGCGGAGCGCCGCGCAAGCGCGATGTCGCGGCTGATTTTGTCACGGCGATGGGCGACAGTGCATTCAGTGCCGGCGACACCGCAGGCCTGCTGGCCTTCGATGGCGAAACCCGTGACGACCTGTTCCAGCCGCCTCGACATAGCCGTGTAATCGGCCAAGCCATGGGCGCGCAACTGCGTGCCGCCCAGCCTGGCAGCACAGCGGGTTACGGCGCACTGGCAACGCTGCAGCCACTGGCCGGGCGCGAGGCAATGGTGTTTCTGGTCTCTGATTTTCATTGGCCGTTGGAACAGGTTGCCGCAGCGCTGGACCTGCTGGGGCGGGCATGGGTGGTGCCGCTGGTGCTGTGGGGTGAGCAGGAAATGCAGCCACCGCCAGGGCAAAATTTTGTCCGATTGCGCGACGCCGAAAGTGGCCGCTTGCGCTCGCTCTGGCTAACGCCACGGCTGCGTCGCCAGTGGCAGGAACACCTGGCCGAACGCCGTCGCCAGCTTGACGCGGTGTTTGCCGCGCGCCAGATCCGCCCGCTGTACCTGAGCGGTCAATACGATCCGGCGCGGCTGTCGCAGTACTTCCTGGATGGCCAGCGATGAGCCGGCTGCTGTTGATATTGCTGTTGTCGGCGAGCTGCCACGCTAGCGCGACGGTGCCACTCGTGCGTGCCGAACTGTCGCGCAATTACGGCCTGGTCATCGGTGACCTGCTACAGCAGCGCATTGCGCTCGGCACGCCGGCGACGCCGCTGGTGCTGAGCGGATTGCCACCCGGCGGACGCATCGGTAACTCGCTGTGGCGACGCAGCGCGATGGTCGACATCGACGCCGCCGGTCAGCACTGGCTGCAACTGGATTACCAGATCATCAATACGCCGCAAACGCTCACTGTTTGGAGCCTGCCCGCCCTGACGCTGACCGCTGGCACCGACAGGCTGGCCGTGGCAGGCATGCCGTTTTCGATTGCGCCGTTCACGCCATTGCAAGCGTTGAATGCCGTGGCGCTGCCGGCGCTACAACCGGACCAGGCACCGGCACCGGTGGCCCTGGCCCCGATCACGCTGCGCATCCAACTGGCGGCAAGCGCTTTACTGGCGACGCTGCTGGTATGGGGCAGCATGGCCGGCTGGCGGTATCTGCGGCGTGGCCGGCATCTGCCCTTCGCGCGCGCCATGCGTGACTTGCAGGCGCTGCACACGCACGCCGACACGAGCGATCCGCTGGCGGCACAACGCCGGCTACACCATGCGCTCAACGATGCTGCCGGTGAAGTCGTGCGCCCGGCGACCCTCGCCCGCCTGCTGGCAAGTTCGCCGTATCTGTTGTCCGAAAAAAAGGCATTGGCGGATTTTCTGGACCAGTCGCAAGCCGTGTTTTTCGGCAGCCGGCCGGTACCCGATGCGACCACCGTCACCGCACTGGCGCGCCGCCTGCGGCGGCTTGAACAGCGCCACGCCGCATGAGCGGCCTCGCCTTGACGGAGCTGATCGTCGCGCAGCCGTGGTGGCTGTCGGGACTGCTACTGGCCGCCTTGCCGCTGTGCCGGCAGCGCGATGACGAACAGGTCTTCGGCTGGACCGGCTGGTTGCCACCGGATCCATTGGGATTGTGGCGCGCCCGCCTGGAAATCGCGCTCGGCATGCTGGCCATCGTGGCCACCGTGCTCGGTCTGGCCGGCCTCGTCTCGCCCGCCACCACCATCGAAAAAACCGGCAGCGGCGCCGAGATCCTGGTGCTGCTCGACCGCAGTGCCAGCATGGATGCCGCCCTGCAAGAGAAGGGCGCAAAGACGCCGCTGACCGATAAATATGCCGAGCCCAAAAAGCGCAAGATTGCCCGCACCGCGCTGGCCGGGTTTGCCGCCGGCCGGCCGCACGATGCCATCGGCCTGATGATGTTCAGCGAAAACCAGTTTCAGGTGATGCCGTTCAACATGCGCCCCGACATGATCCAGGCTGCGATCCAGGCCGGTGGCGTCGGTTCGGGATTGGGCAATACCGATGTCGGTAGCGCGATGCTGGCGGCACTGCGCACTTTTGATGACCGGCCCGACAGCGGCAGCCGGATCATCATGCTGGTGTCGGATGGCGGCGCGCAGATTGCACCGGCGGTGCGGCTGCAGATCGCCGATGGTCTCAAGCGCAATCGCATCGCGCTGTACTGGATCTATTTGCGCTCGTACAACCAGCCGGCGCTGGCCGATAGCGACAGCGCCGAATTCGATGGCGTGGTCGAGGTGGCGATGCACCGTTACTTCCGTTCCTTGTCGACACCGTATCGCGCTTTCGAAGCCGAGGACCAGGCCTCGATGCAGCGCGCCATCGAAGCCGTAGGCCGCCAGCAAATGCTGCCGATCACCTATCAGTTGCCAGTGCCGCAGGTCGACCGGGCCGCGCTGTGCTACCTGATCGCCGCCCTCGCCTGCGCGGTGTTATGGCTACTGCGACGCAGCACCCGCTCCGGAGTTCCGACATGAAATCACGCACACTCCACATCACGGGCAGCGCGCTGGCCGGCGTCTTTCTGGTGGCCCTCGGGATGGCTCTGGCAGAGCGGCATGCCGCACTGGCATTGAACCGCGATCTGCTTGCGCCACCTGCGATTGCTGCTGCCATCGAAGATCCACGTATCAGCGCCGCGCGCGGTGTGCGACTGGCCGGCACCGGCGACGCCGACGACGCCAGGCAGAACCTGCAGCTAGCCATGCAGTCCGGCGATGCACGGGTCAGCAATCAGGCACGCTTCAACCTTGGCAACCTGGCGCTGCGTCAGGCCATCGCCATGGGCAGCGACGACGAAAAACGCCCGGGCCTGCTGGCGCTGGCGAAGCAGCACTATCGCGAGGTCTTGCTCCGCGAGCCGCAACAGTGGGCCGCGCGCCATAACCTCGAACGGGCGCTCTGGCTGGCCCCGGAAGAAGCGATAGCGGCCACCGTCGACGGCATCAATACATCAAAAGAACTGGAAGGCTCGACGAACAACAACGACACGAACGATGGCAGGGAAGGCGCCGCCACGACCATGCAACCCGAAAGCGGGGGCCTGCCGTGAAACTGCCCGCGCTACGACTTGCGTGGCGCGACCGGCTTCTGCTGGGCGCGGCCGTGCTGCTGGTCGTCGCCAGTGTCCTGCCGCCTATTCCACTGGCACGTACGGTGGTCAATCATCTGGTGGTGTTCGATATTACGCAGAGCATGTATGTGACCGACCAGCTGCGCGATGGTCGCGCCGTCAGCCGGCTTGACGCTGCCCGCGAGGCGCTGG comes from Actimicrobium sp. CCC2.4 and encodes:
- a CDS encoding vWA domain-containing protein — its product is MSGLALTELIVAQPWWLSGLLLAALPLCRQRDDEQVFGWTGWLPPDPLGLWRARLEIALGMLAIVATVLGLAGLVSPATTIEKTGSGAEILVLLDRSASMDAALQEKGAKTPLTDKYAEPKKRKIARTALAGFAAGRPHDAIGLMMFSENQFQVMPFNMRPDMIQAAIQAGGVGSGLGNTDVGSAMLAALRTFDDRPDSGSRIIMLVSDGGAQIAPAVRLQIADGLKRNRIALYWIYLRSYNQPALADSDSAEFDGVVEVAMHRYFRSLSTPYRAFEAEDQASMQRAIEAVGRQQMLPITYQLPVPQVDRAALCYLIAALACAVLWLLRRSTRSGVPT
- a CDS encoding calcium incorporation protein MxaA codes for the protein MSRLLLILLLSASCHASATVPLVRAELSRNYGLVIGDLLQQRIALGTPATPLVLSGLPPGGRIGNSLWRRSAMVDIDAAGQHWLQLDYQIINTPQTLTVWSLPALTLTAGTDRLAVAGMPFSIAPFTPLQALNAVALPALQPDQAPAPVALAPITLRIQLAASALLATLLVWGSMAGWRYLRRGRHLPFARAMRDLQALHTHADTSDPLAAQRRLHHALNDAAGEVVRPATLARLLASSPYLLSEKKALADFLDQSQAVFFGSRPVPDATTVTALARRLRRLEQRHAA
- a CDS encoding MxaS protein, producing the protein MSAGAHDPAPPAIDEITFHYRVDGRAGGRRPGAHAGRTGGTGNVFLDHARLFDHPDPRRLDLRASLRAGAGEWLVRTYRQRAAITLLAVVDVSASMACGAPRKRDVAADFVTAMGDSAFSAGDTAGLLAFDGETRDDLFQPPRHSRVIGQAMGAQLRAAQPGSTAGYGALATLQPLAGREAMVFLVSDFHWPLEQVAAALDLLGRAWVVPLVLWGEQEMQPPPGQNFVRLRDAESGRLRSLWLTPRLRRQWQEHLAERRRQLDAVFAARQIRPLYLSGQYDPARLSQYFLDGQR